The Nyctibius grandis isolate bNycGra1 chromosome 3, bNycGra1.pri, whole genome shotgun sequence genome window below encodes:
- the POP1 gene encoding ribonucleases P/MRP protein subunit POP1, whose product MSGAREKKRAKKMRNQPASVTLPAEPGPFAGGGSRAGPPPGDVRPEQQYQQHKFSNQSSGPSHRKDQYLPKGQNRGERGRGRGGWQGGHQSVSDEMPKYITVSTFAQARAAEMNAMLKAVAQKSSNSLVFQTLPRHMRRRAMSHNIKRLPRRLQEIARKEAEKAVHQKKEQSKTKCRKARRRHINLVAEFNRRQRKNIWLETHIWHAKRFHMVKKWGYCLGDSPTDKSYRACYRAMTKHCLLQDLSYYCCLELTGKENELLKQLARICSIDTGLTFEEACCLSGRFEGSLSLYRADRYPEDMLGPVTFIWKPRDGSENRQLWIWMHPALKQDILRELKAIFQCSEPEEMYIPEPVTTSIQEEKQMDVVLSHGKKRKKEDKEGEKAVPVKKIIGDGTRDPFQSYSWISQTTGIVISDRTMEILRYRLIGPLSHSVLTESLKAASLQTEMADSETEMNNWWVENCNDSEKVSLHQRQSAIFELLEGLSSPSEMPPGTILGLAVGDPRVNLPKKKTKAMPDFEKYQDNDKVRQLYLEGVPVDCAHSFIWDQDICKNVTEHKISEQDLNHMRAQLLVPGSHLDLGPCESKIPILLVQQPGKMAGEDRPGWGSGWDIYLPKGWGMAFWIPFIYRGVRVGGLQEALKHSEYQRTPHTPNDFPDCQAGMQFAKELETNLLEKFKRRPPAKRANYVKLGTLSPFVCPWGQLTKNWEGRMKASGELVHPFSPHPECCATEGHSFCDPKGEVVKEPSPETGKVEETMEITSSEGVLKTDDVTSTQDFGERDEAMITSDFIVLRSEKLLMQLSAWCYPSAGKDRRVRLISRLGQKEMTEDVFLPMLMSYPRALVWVNLSLLRKGNPELHAMICIPTEDDLLHLSKDKLFCGPQEPKHRDIFKHKVQKLKEEEKKKKKDNTKALENHPPSIPDKETTEEHEDLVFGLWSDALPDVTSHCSRTLLGYVTRGDFSLAAGCGEAQGFVSLTGLLYMLHSQPADKKGLVLLRTPASLQYRFARLNIEV is encoded by the exons ATGTCCGGCGCGAGGGAGAAGAAGCGGGCCAAGAAGATGAGGAACCAGCCGGCCAGCGTCACCCTTCCCGCCGAGCCGGGGCCCTTCGCTGGCGGCGGGAGCAGAGCGGGCCCGCCCCCAG GAGATGTTCGTCCTGAGCAGCAGTATCAGCAGCATAAATTTTCGAATCAGTCATCTGGGCCTTCTCACAGGAAAGACCAGTATTTACCAAAAGGGCAAAATagaggagagagaggcagaggaagaggaggatggcAAGGAGGACACCAGAGTGTTTCTGACGAAATGCCGAAATACATAACAG TGTCTACCTTTGCTCAAGCTCGTGCTGCTGAGATGAATGCCATGTTGAAAGCAGTTGCGCAGAAGTCTTCAAACTCTCTAGTTTTCCAGACTCTACCTAGGCACATGCGAAGGCGAGCTATGAGTCACAATATTAAACGCCTACCGAGGCGGCTCCAAGAGATTGCCAGGAAAGAG gcagagaaagcTGTACATCAGAAAAAAGAACAGTCAAAGACTAAATGCCGCAAAGCTAGAAGACGCCACATAAATTTGGTAGCAGAGTTTAATCGCAGgcaaagaaagaatatttggCTGGAAACGCATATTTGGCATGCAAAGAGATTTCATATGGTAAAGAAATGGGGATACTGTTTAGGAGATAGCCCTACGGATAAGAGCTACAGAGCTTGTTACCGAGCCATGACAAAACACTGCCTTCTTCAG GACTTATCATATTATTGTTGCCTGGAGTTGACTGGTAAAGAGAATGAGCTTCTGAAGCAACTTGCTCGAATATGTAGCATTGACACAG GATTAACATTTGAAGAGGCTTGTTGTCTGTCTGGAAGATTCGAGGGTTCCCTGAGTCTTTACCGAGCAGATCGCTATCCTGAGGATATGCTTGGTCCCGTTACATTTATTTGGAAACCCAGGGATGGGTCTGAAAACAGGCAGTTGTGGATCTGGATGCATCCAGCCCTTAAACAG gaCATACTGAGGGagttaaaagcaatttttcagtgttcagaGCCTGAAGAAATGTATATTCCTGAGCCTGTTACAACATCaattcaagaggaaaaacaaatggatGTTGTTCTGAGCCatggcaagaaaagaaagaaggaggataaggaaggagaaaaagctgtgccagtgaaaaaaataattggtgaTGGCACTAGAGATCCATTCCAGTCCTACTCTTGGATCTCGCAGACTACTGGCATTGTGATCAG TGACAGAACTATGGAGATTCTCAGATATCGGCTGATCGGCCCATTATCACACTCGGTCCTTACAGAGTCCTTGAAAGCTGCTTCTCTCCAAACA GAGATGGCGGattcagagacagaaatgaaTAACTGGTGGGTAGAAAACTGCAACGATTCTGAAAAAGTATCTCTTCATCAACGTCAAAGTGCTATCTTTGAGCTATTAGAAG ggcTAAGTTCACCATCAGAAATGCCACCAGGTACAATACTGGGCCTCGCTGTTGGAGATCCTCGAGTGAATTTGccaaaaaagaagacaaaagccATGCCAGACTTTGAAAAATACCAAG ATAATGATAAAGTTAGGCAGCTGTACCTGGAGGGTGTACCTGTAGACTGTGCTCACAGCTTTATCTGGGACCAGGACATCTGTAAGAACGTCACTGAACATAAAATCTCAGAGCAG GATTTAAACCATATGAGAGCTCAGTTACTGGTACCTGGATCACACCTTGATTTGGGTCCTTGTGAATCTAAGATTCCCATACTGTTGGTGCAGCAGCCAGGGAAAATGGCTGGAGAAGATCGACCAGGATGGGGGAGTGGCTGGGATATCTATCTCCCAAAGGGATGGGGCATGGCTTTCTGGATTCCTTTT ATATATCGAGGTGTACGAGTCGGTGGCTTGCAAGAGGCTTTAAAGCATTCTGAATATCAAAGAACACCCCACACTCCAAATGATTTCCCAGACTGCCAGGCGGGAATGCAGTTTGCCAAAGAACTGGAAACCAATCTTCTTGAAAAATTCAAACG ACGTCCACCTGCAAAAAGGGCAAATTATGTCAAGCTGGGTACTCTGTCCCCCTTCGTCTGTCCTTGGGGGCAGCTGACAAAGAACTGGGAAGGAAGAATGAAAGCTTCAGGAGAACTTGTTCATCCTTTTTCCCCACACCCTGAGTGCTGCGCAACTGAAGGGCATAGTTTTTGTGACCCCAAAGGTGAAGTGGTCAAAGAACCTTCCCCTGAGACTGGCAAGGTAGAGGAGACCATGGAAATAACAAGCTCTGAAGGTGTCCTAAAGACAGATGATGTGACAAGCACACAAGACTTTGGTGAGAGAGATGAAGCTATGATAACAAGTGACTTCATTGTTCTCAG GAGCGAGAAACTACTAATGCAGTTATCAGCCTGGTGCTATCCCAGTGCTGGAAAAGATCGGCGAGTCCGCCTTATTTCTCGACTGGGACAGAAAGAAATGACTGAAGATGTCTTTTTGCCAATGTTGATGAGCTATCCAAGGGCTCTTGTATGGGTCAACTTGTCTCTCTTGAGAAAGGGGAACCCTGAATTACATGCCATGATTTGCATCCCAACAGAAGACGACTTGCTGCATCTGAGCAAAGACAAACTTTTCTGTGGTCCTCAAGAACCCAAACATCGTGACATATTCAAGCACAAGGTACAGAAActaaaggaggaggagaagaagaagaaaaaggataaCACGAAAGCTCTAGAAAATCACCCTCCAAGCATTCCAGATAAAGAAACAACTGAGGAGCATGAAGACCTCGTTTTTGGTCTTTGGTCAGACGCTCTCCCAGATGTTACTTCCCACTGCTCCAGAACTCTCTTGGGCTATGTCACACGAGGGGATTTTTCATTGGCTGCGGGCTGTGGAGAAGCACAGGGTTTTGTTAGCTTGACAGGGTTACTTTATATGTTACACAGCCAGCCAGCAGATAAAAAGGGGCTTGTTTTGTTAAGAACTCCAGCATCTTTACAGTACAGATTTGCAAGACTTAATATTGAGGTTTAA
- the RIDA gene encoding 2-iminobutanoate/2-iminopropanoate deaminase isoform X1, whose protein sequence is MASLVKKIISTAKAPAALGPYSQAVMVDRTMYIAGQIGIEPSTGQLVSGGAKEEAKQALKNMGEILKAAGCDYGNVVKTTVLMADMKDFNDINDIYKQFFKTNFPARAAYQVAALPKGARVEIEAIAIQGPLEDASARL, encoded by the exons ATGGCTTCGCTCGTGAAGAAAATAATCAGCACTGCTAAAGCCCCTGCTGCACTGGGTCCCTACAG CCAAGCAGTGATGGTAGATCGGACAATGTACATTGCAGGACAGATAGGTATAGAACCTTCCACCGGGCAGCTTGTCTCTGGAGGGGCAAAGGAAGAAGCTAAGCAG GCTCTGAAAAACATGGGAGAAATCCTTAAAGCTGCAGGCTGTGACTATGGCAATG TTGTGAAGACTACGGTTTTGATGGCAGACATGAAGGACTTCAATGATATTAATGATATTTACAAACAAT TTTTCAAGACTAACTTCCCAGCCAGAGCGGCCTATCAGGTTGCCGCATTGCCAAAA GGTGCCCGAGTTGAAATTGAAGCTATTGCCATTCAAGGACCCCTCGAAGATGCTTCAGCACGACTATAA
- the RIDA gene encoding 2-iminobutanoate/2-iminopropanoate deaminase isoform X2, with protein sequence MVDRTMYIAGQIGIEPSTGQLVSGGAKEEAKQALKNMGEILKAAGCDYGNVVKTTVLMADMKDFNDINDIYKQFFKTNFPARAAYQVAALPKGARVEIEAIAIQGPLEDASARL encoded by the exons ATGGTAGATCGGACAATGTACATTGCAGGACAGATAGGTATAGAACCTTCCACCGGGCAGCTTGTCTCTGGAGGGGCAAAGGAAGAAGCTAAGCAG GCTCTGAAAAACATGGGAGAAATCCTTAAAGCTGCAGGCTGTGACTATGGCAATG TTGTGAAGACTACGGTTTTGATGGCAGACATGAAGGACTTCAATGATATTAATGATATTTACAAACAAT TTTTCAAGACTAACTTCCCAGCCAGAGCGGCCTATCAGGTTGCCGCATTGCCAAAA GGTGCCCGAGTTGAAATTGAAGCTATTGCCATTCAAGGACCCCTCGAAGATGCTTCAGCACGACTATAA